DNA sequence from the Epinephelus moara isolate mb chromosome 3, YSFRI_EMoa_1.0, whole genome shotgun sequence genome:
gggattcaaataggccactcccacacttaaataaccttcctcttcctggatttcctcctgagaggactgattggtggatctctccacccaatctcaaggagttatgtaccctgcttagtagttccccctgctggcccccaactgacattattcctcctcatccaaatccactgactagctctggctgcttcatctgacatttccttcactgtcttcctcaaactctgtccccgcacgcttttttctttcataggcttcttccactgagtcttcccaaggaactgtcagctcaatgaaataaactatccgttgactcactgaccacaacactatgtcaggcctctgcttggtacaaactatttcctggggaacaacaagctttccccctaaatctacttgcatttcccaatcacaagcaccttctaggcggccacacccttgcctccttactgacctatcccttctgtatttctccccctcacggacaaactgaattgctaaactcctatccttaacaccttctgaattcacccttcgatgcctgcagctaaacttttcaacacctggttatgtcgccatgtatatcggccttgtgacaagctaactttacagcctgacaaaatatgctttaagcttgcggtacctgaacacaatgggcatgatgggtcctcatttacccacagttttaggttctggggggttggtaacacatcgtatgtagcccctaccaggaatctaatacgattctcctccatactccacaggtccttccaactaagcttcctcttttctcctccatactccacaggtccttccaactaagcttcctcttctctacactttcccaattcaaccactttccctgcttagcctgggccactacctttgcactccttaatatctcctcctgtctacgtatctgttccacaaccagctttcttttatctttgagacctgctttattccataccagTTTGCCTGAGCAgagccccaggcctccccggccaaactgaacattacctacaatctctgcatgcctaagagctgcctctgcctcctgaactgccgatcttgggttccacttcctccccttggttggatttggaaccacactcctaactaccacgtccttactcccagataacaagagctctgtcctgaccttggtacatttaaattcctctgttaaactagatactggcagctgaagtatccctttccCATACAATGCAACACCACTTAGGCACCTAGGAGTGCCCAACCACTTCCTGatataggagctaaccgaccttccaattctctccacaacggatattgcaatttcataaattgacagtggccacattaacctaggatatagcccaaattgcaGACACCACAACTTCAgctttcctggaagttctgatttatctattctatccaatccttcagccacatcttttctaaatttccccacctgttcctcatcattcaactctacattgtaccacctacctaagctctttactgacttttccctaattgctgggatttcctcatcatctatgacaaactttCTATCGCTTAACTTCCCTCTATGTGTCGAGATGCTTCTAGATTTACTAGGCctgatcttcatgctggcccacttgagcttcttatttaccttctctagtagcctctttgtacatggcattgttgtcaccagtgtcatgtcatccatgtaagccctaactggtggaagatgcaacctgttctgccgtctctccccacctaccacccagttagaagccctgatgattacttccatcgccatagtaaatgctaatggagaaattgtacaccctgccatgatgcctatttctagcctctgcccacctgccgtacttagacacaacctaatatcctgaaaatatgctttcactATATAGAATATTATGCACTGCTGTATATTAAATAACCCAATGGTGTATGTAAAGGAGGGAAAATTAGCTCAGCTGTAAATATCCACAGCAGTAAAATTCAACATacacattaaaggtccagtgtgtaggatttagtggcatctagtggtgaggttacagaactgaaacttctcctatgTGCCAAACATGTAGTAGAGCTACTGTGTCCGATGTGAAATAATCTAAGgtgacaacaaaaataaaacaaagattcttattttcaggtgattatcaTCTAATGaaagcataattataaatatGCCGATAGATGCCCCTAATTCCTACACACTTGACATTTAATACACCAGTAATATTAATGCAGAAACCCATGTATTGTATATGAAATCAAACACAGAGAGGGACTATTTTACTGCACAATGcaaacttttacttttgatacttttaaATTTTGCAGACATTACTTGCAAACATTTACCTACTGTAAGTGaggttttgaatgcagcacttttacttgtagcgaagtattttcacagtgtggtattgctacttttacgtAAGAAATCTAAATACTTCATCTACCACTGACTGCAACATTTAACTATTACTACTATATTCATCATTTGGCTGATTCACAGACACCGGCCTGGTGTGATGCATGTATAATGCTGCGTCTTTGAACACACTGCTTACGGTGGTGTTCATTCAAGCTGACTACAGCTGCTTATTTTGGCGGCACATGAACTAGAAATCTCAAAACCCGGATATATTCCAAGGCTCATTGCTCTGCTCTGTGCTAGAAATCTCATGTAGCCGTACCATATCTAAGCTCTAATGTGCTTATTTAGTTATTGAATAATGCATGAACATAATCCATTTTCCTGCTCATGTTTTCTGCATGAATTATTCTGTTATTGTTTGATCCTAGTAGATAGCACCGTGTAATTCTGGTACAAATTGATTTGTAATTAGACATCAGCAGTTTAACACCTTTTCGAAGCCTCTTTGTTATGAATGTCGTTAATTAATGGAAACACTTTGCCGCAGGAAACACTGAGACAGCGTCTGAAACTCCTGACTGAGGAGAAGTCCGACCTCCAGAGTCAGCTGATGGACTGTCATAACAGAATCGAACAGGAGGGAAAGGTGTGGACTTCAGCTGTGCCACAGCGCAGTTAGAGGGATTTATGTTCAGTattgttaaaggataactttggtatttttcaacctgggccctatttccccatgtgtatgtgtgcgtatgattcataggtacaactcgttttaaaattggttcagtattgagggaggcggatgcagccagcagccgcgaaacgagctaaaacggtaacgggggcaaatgcgtcccgtataagtctgcacattaaaagtgcttttttttcaccactgatcggttcagatcgccagtgctatctctataaatagcatactaagcgtttcccttaggGCTGGGCTGTGtaacgtcatctcgcgagagctttgcttgttgccggaagaaaaccagaaaaaaaagaaaagaaagtccagaggtaagggaaacgcttagtatgctatttacagagatagcactggcgatctgaaccggtcagtggcgaaaaaaagcacttttaatccGCAAAATTAtatgggacgcatttgcccccgttaccgttttactatgaatcatacgcacacatacacatggggaaatagggcccaggttgaaaaataccgaagttatcctttaaggggCACAATGTCTGCTGATCCAGTTTTATTATTTCTCAGACAAGCAGCTTTAAATCTTTCCAGGtaataaatatttcagaaacaaaTTACCGTCATTAGCAGAGGATTGAAAAAGATTTGtctgatatttttgttttccattcTTTCTTTTTAACCACCATCGATGCAAAATTGAACCCCAACCTTTGTCCCCGTGCTGCTACAACTGGGCTGATATGCTCTTAGTTTGGCGACTTGGTTCTTTGTTTATTGTTCTGCTCAATAAACAGCGAGATATTAGTTGAATAAAGGTTTAACACGCAGCTTGTGCAGCCAGTAATCCATGCTCTAATCTGCTGCTCATTAACACTGAAGACCTCCTGAAATACACTCTGATACAGACAGGCAGCAAACACATAACAAGCTCTGCACCCATGAGCAGACAGATGATTACTGACAGTTAGAACAAGTCCAAGAATGAAAAAATGTGACAATGTGGCCCTCTGTTTCTCTCAATCATCAGGCATTTCATAAAACCAATGACGAGAGGCGAGCGTACCTTTCAGAAATTGCTAAGGTAAGCATTCTCTTTCATCCATATCAAAAGTATGCTCATAACTAATCAAGCAAGTAGCTCTCAAACCAAACCTATTGACTACTAATTAAATACATGCCACAACAGCCATCATGGTTAAATGCTACAAAAGGAGAATACTGTGTCGAGAGCAAACTCCAGCTTTTCTCTTTCAGGCCTAGTTATGATTTCTCATTCATCCTCCAGTGCAGCTGTCTCTTGTTACATAATAGTTTAGTCTCTGTTCAACTGCAAAAGTAAGTCAAGGACTTTGTGCCTTATGCTGCAACAAAACTGGTTCCTGCAGGGCTGAAACCAATGCAGCTGCACAGAAACTACATCTCTCTCTCAACATTTTAGCAACGAATCActacatttaaagggacagcgTGTGACTGGCTCATGCCTGGCGtgaacacaaatgcacacagacaTGTGCATACAGCTAAACATAATGTATACGTGTGTGCAGTGCACTAACTGTCATGTGTTTGCCACTGCTGCAGCTATCCTCCACATTTGAAGCCCAAAGAAGACAGTACTTCACCCAGCCAGAGAGGGCGCCAGAGAGCAAACAGAGGAGGTCAGtgacacacaacacatacatgTAGGTGATGGACACAGTCAGACTAACTGTGGACAATATGAATGCtacaatatgttgtattttagtcAAAGTAGAGGCCCAATTTTCAAATGCAGTCCACAGGCAGATCACAATTAAAGACAAGCACAAACTTACATCACTTATACAATATAAACAGGAAACTAAAATGACCAAATTAAAAACAGCATCGGCACATATAACGCAAACATCACCTAAAAAGTCAGTAAGTACAGAGCAGAGTAATTgcctttaaacattttttaaattcggCTTTTAAAAATCTAGTTGATGATACTGACTGTCTGAATGCAGAACAACAAAAGGGAACAGTGGTTATGGAAGATATTATAGGATGCCCTCGGAGTGAACAGGCACTACAGAGGAGAAACCAACATATTCAACACATTAGGCACAGTACACACTAAAATCAGTTTATAGACCTGCTTGACTCTTTAACTGTGTTTAAAACATCACACACTGTGAGTAAATATCATCTTTGATTAAATaaaccctttgctaagtcccgtaCCCGGACgtagactggccaatcataacgtagcatcaggccagctcagaccagggtccgacaacaacaccatcaggccagctcagaccagggtccgacaacaacacagctgtgctccattgactctaatgcaatcccttcagatttccttcattttcaggctggttttgtggatttggagctaaatgttgtgcctggggcacatcgtgtattaatgatactcgttacctggagaggttggaaaaagatatacgtttcttccctgttccaaaaccaaaatcaaaccctgaaaagtgtagggttagctagctagctactgaagatatagcctactgaatgtatacacatgctgcttgtgctttttaatgattataacagtgaaaaaaagaccgaccctgctgtacaggaaccagtgaagggaaaccagtgaagggaagcagggaaactttgctgatattcaaccagctgtgtgtcatcacactGTGCACAGATTAACGTTGTTTGACCTCCCCCGGAGATCCCTGTCCGTCAGGCGGCAGAGgtccgggtgctggcagcagcacgggggcaaagccaaacactgttcatctgcacacactgtgatgccacacagctggttcaatatcagcaaagtttccctttatattcattgtcttgtgtggcgatcagcagtgatgtggtggttcacttttacactgtgatctgtagcctatagttgggctttagcttctaactatctttgtctttttaacctgttgttgctgctgagtcagtttgacatcctggatatatccttcaaacacagactgtagacccctctgtctgcttctctctggaatcactgtttcatttttccaaaaatatgatatttcttcagggagtgcagttagttacagagtgggctccatgcttactctgacagcttgtcggaccatcacaaaggggcggggcttagcaaaaggtcaattgTAGTAAAGTAATAATGCTGTACAAGTTAACTCagaattaataaatgaataaattctgAGATGTATCTTCTTCTACTATTATTGTCGCAAGAATTGATTGAGAAATCCAATGTTGGTCTGAACCTCTTTAATAGAAAATATTGTGTATCTGTGACATGTTTCTGCCTaactaattttattttctgattGCGTAGAGGGAGGCAGACCAGCAGGAAGGCAGAGGCTGATTccaagaaaggaaaagaaagagaagaagatggaggaggaggagtgcaTGTGAAAGgagttggtggtggtggtgggggagcaacagcagagagaagagaagaaaagaaatccCAAAGGGGAAGCAGGTTACCTACCCTAAAGTACTACCTGAAACACAATCCCTAACCCAGACCTATCGTTATAGCCCTTTAAAAAAAGAGGTTAAATGTCCTCTGGGTATAATTGTGGTAAAAACTGCCATATACTTTTCTTTTCAATGCCAGAATGTACTTTGTTCACATTTCTGAAAGGCAGATTGTGAGGACACAATGCAGTTCCTGTGTAAGTTATCTATGTGCCACAGTCATACAGTGTTACTCATACAGTGATACCCATTTCATAgtataaaatattacatttataaTCAAGTCTGGCATTATTATTTCCTCACAAATTTCTTTGTTTCAACAAAAAGACTAGCTGTGAGAAGTAGTGTTTCAGAGGGAGGAATGTTACAGGCTCTGAGTGCAGTGAGGTCGTCTCCTAATGTGCCAGAAGCCTGCTGAGTCTGACATTTCTAGTGtcactgcaattttttttttttttttttcaaaaacacctCCTACGACTCATATTACGTAAGCAACACCACATTCGCCACTCTCTCCGAATGTAGTTCATTCGCAGAGCACGCAGTCACCCCCGTCCCACCCACTGACCGCCTTTACAAATGTAGGTGTAAGAAAACTGGAGCCATATGAGATGCAGTAGTGATGAGAAAATTGCTAGAAGCTGTTTTCACTTGTGTTTGTCGAGGAGTGTGGAGGATGGGTTCAGTTCTTGTCAGCGGGACACTGAATTGGAAAACATTTCATACCAAATACATGCTCTCACAGTCAAAACCAGCATGAATTCataattgtgttttttccctTGTTCACTGATTAGTTTGTCAGTGCAATGACGTCCTATTAATTAGCTCATAGACTGTGACCAAAAATCAGGTTTTGAGACAAAGAGGTGACAGGAAAAGAACAATTCATAAAGGTGAATTATGTATCACCTCCCCTGTGACTGTATGTCCAAGGCTGGCTTGTGCTGACAAGGAAACTGGACAAAGATCAATAAGCATCAGACCAGATGAACTGTCCTTAAGCACAACACCAACCCAATCCTCACAatacatgttggcattgttacATTTGTAAGTCATTGTGTAGCTGCTACGTCAAATCttaacatttctttacatttcagcaaccctgtggttaacgtgtggttataTTTAAGCACAAAATCACTTGATTATGGttttaaaaatcatgttttggcctaaaacATCCACGTTCTGTGGCTGATCACCCGTGGACgcgcagcaatgactcactaaaaacacccacctTCAGTGGCACACATGTTGCTGGAAATGAAGCGACAGCtcactaaaaaaacaatcactgcTGTTGGTTATTGGTTTCAcaaagtggtctgcagcttagcagTTGTTTCActtaggtgtcacaccatccaccaccccctccactATAAAAAGGTCAGCTTTACGGTAAAgcttcaattaatagcctgggctattagttgcttaaatcactaaaatcaccaggcctatatttgggacagccATCTATacgggacaggcctttaattcctttcccacaaaactgttgctcagctaAGATCAGGAAATACGATCAAATTCTTTAAACCAGTATTAATatgacttgtttaaaaattaggcttcagataatatatgagttatgaatcattcatttgatctagctccgagagacagcgcatcagagagagagagttacagTACTTGGAGATTACGGCACCTGGCATatcgacacaacaccactttatcctgttaaaacaatactcacaacttggattgatttttatgaaaaacccttttgagtCATTTGATCTGAGGACGAAcgatgaataacttacagggtaatcaagaAATGGACATAATTTGAGGCAGCCAACAACCTGATTTTATACATTTGAAGaacttctgtaaaaaaaatgagctgcttggcaaccagaccagacGTCTCATCTATAAACATTGCATATGCACCAAATGGGGCCCGAAAAAGGGGGAaggccacttcccacgcaaaagttgtgatgtatacaaacagacttgatgggagaaactttgacccatgcttaagaacattttggagatgggaaattggcgacccagatggtgaggtggatgccatttttggcttttgtccatatGTACAtctttagtatggatcctatgcacTGTTTTATATATGAGAccccaggcctctaattgagacaggtgttCATTTGTCagaatgtgtagccacaccaggctagtaaaaaggactgggcgtttaatttgGACAAggtttttaatttaagtttttatgGTATATGCATGCAATTGGAACTATGTcgctttagaaatgttgatatacGGATAAAACGTAAAAATGTAACGTGTCCATGGCtcacaaaaatgtacaatgccaacattttcttgtggtAACTGGGCTGTTGAGACTGAATGCTCAACCAcctggaaaatgaatgaattggaGTATTATATTCTAAATGAGAAATATGGGTTTTGAAAGCATTTGA
Encoded proteins:
- the ccdc169 gene encoding coiled-coil domain containing 169 isoform X1 — protein: MSGDSDYSKYDLARLQAELEQEREMKEMLEESVSDLRSTMCELQERLQSVDGEGNEWKTRYETQIELNGQLNRQMSLIHERLEDLRGNPMDRLASIRTYDDMPVETLRQRLKLLTEEKSDLQSQLMDCHNRIEQEGKAFHKTNDERRAYLSEIAKLSSTFEAQRRQYFTQPERAPESKQRRGRQTSRKAEADSKKGKEREEDGGGGVHVKGVGGGGGGATAERREEKKSQRGSRLPTLKYYLKHNP
- the ccdc169 gene encoding coiled-coil domain containing 169 isoform X2, yielding MSGDSDYSKYDLARLQAELEQEREMKEMLEESVSDLRSTMCELQERLQSVDGEGNEWKTRYETQIELNGQLNRQMSLIHERLEDLRGNPMDRLASIRTYDDMPVAFHKTNDERRAYLSEIAKLSSTFEAQRRQYFTQPERAPESKQRRGRQTSRKAEADSKKGKEREEDGGGGVHVKGVGGGGGGATAERREEKKSQRGSRLPTLKYYLKHNP